The Candidatus Neomarinimicrobiota bacterium nucleotide sequence CGCACAGACTTAAGATGCGTTCGCCTGCGTTTTCATCACTTAGTTCCATCGCAGATGTAGGAGAAGGGTTATTAATATCTGATCTTGTCGCATTGCTCGGAAGTATCGACATCGTGCTGGGAGAAATTGACCGGTAAGATGGAATATTTCATAAATTTAGTAACTGAAAACGTTGTGGGAATTGAAATAGTTCCTGCATGGTTCCTGACTCCCATTTTGATGTTTACCTACGGCGGATTTGTTTTCACCGGAATCGCAGTTTACGTAATGGTCGTCATCTGGTTTGAACGTAAGGTTGCCGCTCATATGCAGGATAGGCTCGGTCCGATGGAAGTGGGAGGATGGCACGGCTGGCTTCAGACAGTTGCCGATTCTGTCAAACTCTTGCTCAAAGAAGATCTCATTCCCGCATTGGCTGACAGGAAGCTATTTAAACTCGCTCCTTATATAGTATTTTTAGCGGCATTCGCGGTGTTCGCTGCTCTCCCATTTTCTGATAAGATAGTCGGTAGCGATCTCAACATCGGTATTTTTTACATTTTAGCCGTCTCATCGGTGGGAGTTATCGGAATTCTTATGGCAGGATGGAGCTCGAATAATAAATGGGCGTTATTCGGAGCTATGAGGTCGGTAGCGCAGATGATTAGTTATGAAATTCCCATTGGATTATCCATTCTCGTAATAGTAATGTCGGTCGGCTCCCTTAGTATGAGAGATATTGTAATGGCACAGGACGGAGGAATTTTTAACTGGTTGATATGGCAAAACCCTCCATTTAATTTTATCGCGTTCATTATTTTATTCATTGCAGGAACTGCCGAAACGAATAGAGTCCCTTTTGATATTCCTGAAGCTGAGTCAGAACTTGTTGCCGGTTTTCATGTTGAGTATTCGGGAATGAGATTCTCATTTTTCTTCTTAGCGGAATATGCCAGTATGTTCGCAATCGGAATAATTGTCTCTACACTTTTCCTTGGGGGATGGCAGGGTATTTACGGTGCGTCAAGTTCGCCGGGTGTTGGTCTCCTTTGGATGACGCTAAAAGGGTTTTCATTTGTACTTATAATGATATGGTTCAGATGGACACTTCCGAGACTACGGGTAGATCAACTGATGTATGTTTGTTGGAAGGTACTTGTACCGATTGCTTTTATGAATGTAATAGGTGCGGGAATATGGATAGGTTTATCATCATGATTGAGAGTATTCGATAATGAAACAATATTTTTACGATATATATCTTGCTATAACTTCAGTGCTGATAGGTATGAAGATAACTTTCGGTCACTTATTTACGCGTTCCATAACTTTACAGTATCCGCGTGAAAAAGCCCCTATGTTCGATCGTTCACGGAACAGGCTCCATGTGGATATCGAAGATTGTATAGGGTGTTATCAGTGTGATAAAGCTTGTCCTGTGGACTGTATTCACATTGATACTATAAAAGCCAGACCGGGTGAAGATCTCGGACTAACCGAAAAATTTGAAAAAAAGAAAACATTTGTGTTTCCTAAATTCGACATCGATATGGCGGAATGCTGCTATTGCGGGTTGTGCGTGTTCCCATGTCCGACAGAATGTATTTACTGGATTTCGGATTATGAATTTGCAGAGTATGACAGGAGTAATCTGAATTATAATTTTGGTAACATTACGCCTGATGAAGCGCGAGTGAGATATGAGGAAGCGGAGAAACTGAAGATAGAAAAAGAGAAACAGATTGCGGCAAAAAAGGCGGTACCCCAACCTTCCGAACCGGACGAAGAAAAAAATGATTTCACGGAGTAATTGAGTCAGATGGAAACTTTTGTATTTTATCTCTTTGGAATATTGACCATTTCCGCCAGCTGGGTGGTTATCTATTCCAAGAATTTAATATATTCAGCGTTTGCATTATTGTTCGCATTTTTCGGAATAGCCGGTTTGTATGGACTTTTAATGGCTGATTTTTTAGCAGCCACTCAGGTACTGATATATGTTGGAGGAGTGTTGATGCTCCTGCTCTTCGGAGTGATGTTAACAGCGCGAAAATCAGTTATAGAGGTTACACAATCAAACCTGCCGCGATTACCGGGTGCGATAATTAGCGGATTGATGTTCCTATTGCTCTTATTTATCATATTTAGTGAAAAAAGCTGGAATGCCGCTTCGAATCAGGGTGTCCGTGAGACAGCGTCTGTAATTGGCCGGCTATTGATGACAGATTATCTTCTTCCTTTTGAGGTCACATCAATTCTTCTGCTCGCTGCGTTGATTGGCGCCGTATATATCGCAAGGAAAGATGAATCATGACTTCCTTAAGCCTATATCATTTTTTAGTGTTGTCCGCATTACTTTTCTCATTCGGATTATTTGCGGTTATGTCGCGCAGAAATGCAATTGGTATATTATTAGGCATTGAACTCATCCTTAATGCCGCCAACCTGAACTTTGTTGCCTTTTCACGTTATGGTATTTTTTCGATGGATGGACAAATGTTCGCAATTTTTATAATAATTATTGCAGCGGCGGAAGCTGCCGTAGCGCTTGCTATCGTTTTGAACATATACAACAATTTCCAATCTATTAATGTGGACGAAGCGGATTCAATGAGATTTTAGATGAATACAATAATATTATATGCAATTATTATGCTGTTCCTGCCGTTGCTTGCTTTCGGCGTGAACATCTTAGTCGGGAAGCGACTTCCGCGAAAAGGTGATTGGGTATCTATTGCCGCAATTCTCTCGTCATTTTCGTTGGCA carries:
- the nuoK gene encoding NADH-quinone oxidoreductase subunit NuoK; protein product: MTSLSLYHFLVLSALLFSFGLFAVMSRRNAIGILLGIELILNAANLNFVAFSRYGIFSMDGQMFAIFIIIIAAAEAAVALAIVLNIYNNFQSINVDEADSMRF
- the nuoH gene encoding NADH-quinone oxidoreductase subunit NuoH → MEYFINLVTENVVGIEIVPAWFLTPILMFTYGGFVFTGIAVYVMVVIWFERKVAAHMQDRLGPMEVGGWHGWLQTVADSVKLLLKEDLIPALADRKLFKLAPYIVFLAAFAVFAALPFSDKIVGSDLNIGIFYILAVSSVGVIGILMAGWSSNNKWALFGAMRSVAQMISYEIPIGLSILVIVMSVGSLSMRDIVMAQDGGIFNWLIWQNPPFNFIAFIILFIAGTAETNRVPFDIPEAESELVAGFHVEYSGMRFSFFFLAEYASMFAIGIIVSTLFLGGWQGIYGASSSPGVGLLWMTLKGFSFVLIMIWFRWTLPRLRVDQLMYVCWKVLVPIAFMNVIGAGIWIGLSS
- a CDS encoding NADH-quinone oxidoreductase subunit J, which translates into the protein METFVFYLFGILTISASWVVIYSKNLIYSAFALLFAFFGIAGLYGLLMADFLAATQVLIYVGGVLMLLLFGVMLTARKSVIEVTQSNLPRLPGAIISGLMFLLLLFIIFSEKSWNAASNQGVRETASVIGRLLMTDYLLPFEVTSILLLAALIGAVYIARKDES
- a CDS encoding 4Fe-4S dicluster domain-containing protein, with amino-acid sequence MKQYFYDIYLAITSVLIGMKITFGHLFTRSITLQYPREKAPMFDRSRNRLHVDIEDCIGCYQCDKACPVDCIHIDTIKARPGEDLGLTEKFEKKKTFVFPKFDIDMAECCYCGLCVFPCPTECIYWISDYEFAEYDRSNLNYNFGNITPDEARVRYEEAEKLKIEKEKQIAAKKAVPQPSEPDEEKNDFTE